GCATCGGCGCGGCGGTGATAGGCCGCCGCCAGCGCCGCGCCGCCTTGCGGGAAATGCACCGCCACCATCGCGGGCGCCATCCCGATATCGGCGGCGCCGGCGCGCAGCGCCGCCTCGTTCATGCCCTCGAACGGGACATGCGTCAGGGCGGCGTCAAGCAGGGCTTCCATATCTGTCTGCATCGAATCGGCCTTTCTTGTGGACAGAAGCGCGCGCCGCTGTTATGGGGACGCCTCCTGCAATTATCTGCAACTCTAACCTAGGAAGGTGGTGACAACCACATGCAGGTCAACGTTCGCGACAACAACGTCGAACAGGCGCTTCGTGCCCTGAAGAAAAAGCTTCAGCGCGAAGGTGTTTTCCGTGAAATGAAGCTGCGGCAGCATTTCGAGAAACCGTCGGTCAAGAAAGCCCGTGAAAAAGCCGAGGCCGTTCGCCGTGCCCGCAAGCTGGCCCGTAAAAAGGCACAGCGCGAAGGCGCTCTGTAAGACGACGCGATCAGCGTAATCAGCGACCCCCGCGGCTCCCGGCCTGCGGGGGTTTGCTTTTGCGCCGCTGCTAATGCGGGTCCAGCGTAGCCAGCCATGCGACCAGCGCCGCCGCAATCAGGCCCAGAGCGATCTCGGACCGCGTGGCGCGGGCGATGGCTGCCAGCCCGTCGGGGCGCTCTCGCAGGCGCGGCACGATCACATAGCGGTTGCGAAGCGCCAGCCCGACCATCGCCGCGACCACCGCGATCTTCGCCGACAGCAGCGCCTGATAAGGCGCGACCCAGTCCAGCGGCAGCCCGCCGACCGTCCACAGCATCGCCGCCAGCCCAGTCAGCAGGACGAGCGCCACCCAGAAATGCCCCTCGCCGGAATAGCGCATCAGCACGGCCGATGCCGCCGCGTCCGGCATCCGGCGCAGCAGGCACAGCACATACGGCAAGGCCCCGATCCATGCCCCCGCCGCCGCCAGATGCAGGACATGATTGACCTGCCGCAGCAGTCCCGCCATCCCGCCCGAGGCCGCCGCATGACCAGTCATCGAAAGCCCCGCCATCAGCAGCAGCCCGCCCAAAAGCTGTCCGCGCAGGGATTGCCGCTGCCGGGCGATTATCAGCGCGATCGCGGCCAGCGCCTGCACCAGCCATGCCTGTCCCGGAGAGGTCAGCCCGATCACGCTCAGCACCATCCCCGGATCGGCGGCGGCAGACCAGTCACCGGCGATGCGGGCGACCTCGACCGGCAGCTGCGCGGCAAGGGCGGCCAGCAACGCCACCGGCAGAACCCGCTCCGGCGGCACGGGGGCCGCGTCGGGGGTCAGTCGCCAGCGGAACAGGGCCGCGCCCCAGATCATCAGCGCCGCCCCGAAAACCACCATGCGGCACAGGATCAGAAGGGTGCCGGGATCGGCCACGACCGGCCCCTATTCGACGGTAAAACCGTATTCGCCATCCACCTTGTGGCCGTCCTGCGACAGCACGCCCCAGCGGACCTGATAATCCCCTGCCGTCAGCGGCTGCGACAAGGGCAGGATCAGCGAGTGACCGTCATCGGACAGCTCTGGCCCGTCGGTTTCGATTTCGGCCCCGTCCGGGTCGGTCAGGCTCAGCGTGCTGAAACGCAGGCCGATGGTTTCCGAGAATGTCAGCTCCAGCCGTTCGGGCGCGGGGACGGTGGCATCGGCGGCGGGGTCAGAGCGCTCCAGCACCGAATGGGCCAGTGCCGGACTGGCCGAGATGGCCGCGGTCATGGCAGCGGCGGCGATCATCTGAAAGGCTCGGGTCATGTCATCCTCCGGTAACGCCTGGCGGCACATCGCCGCTGCATCAGGCGATCATACAGGAATCGCGGTACTGCGGAACACGGTTCGCAACGCGAATGACGAATGCATCTGCCGCACCCCCGGCAGGCGCGACAGGTGCTGGCGATGGATGCGGGCGAAATCGTCGGTATCCTCGACCACGATCTTCAGCAGGTAATCCGCCGTCCCGGCCATCAGGTGACATTCCAGCACATCGGGAATCGCCCTGACCGCGCGCTCGAACGCATCCAGCAGATCGTCGGCCTGCCCGGTCAGCGTGATTTCGACAAAGACGGTGGTCGGGCGGCTGACCTTGCGCTGATCCAGCAGGGCGACATATCCGGTGATAACGCCCGCCTCTTCCAGCCGCTGCACCCGCCGGTGACATGCGCTGGCCGACAGATTGATCCGGCTGGCCAGTTCGGCATTCGTCATCCGCCCATCCTTCTGTAAAAGGGCCAGAATGCGGCGGTCTGTTGCGTCGGTCTCGGTCATGGCGTTGAATTCACGGGCAGGGTGGCCGGATCATAGCGATGTCGCGCGTGAAGACCAGCCGAAGCGCCCATCGGGCCCATGACAAGGAGAACAGGATGAAGATCGGATGCCCCACGGAAATCAAGCCTCAGGAATTCCGCGTCGGCCTGACCCCCGAGGCCAGCGCCGAGCTGACCGCCCAGGGCCATGACGTGCTGATCCAGAGCGGCGCGGGCGAAGGCTCGGGCTTTGCGGATGAGGATTATCTGGCCGCCGGTGCCCGGATCGCGGATGACGCGGCGGCAATCTATGCCGCGTCCGAGATGATCGTGAAGGTCAAGGAGCCGCAACCGGGCGAACGTGCATTGCTGCGGCGGGGACAGATCCTGTTCGCCTATCTGCACCTGGCGCCGGATCCCGACCAGACGCGCGATCTGCTGCAATCGGGGGTGACGGCGCTGGCCTATGAAACCGTCACCGACGCGCATGGCGGCCTGCCCCTGCTGGCACCGATGTCCGAGGTCGCAGGCAGGCTGGCGCCGCAAGTCGGCGCATGGGCGCTGCAAAGGGCCAATGGCGGACGCGGCATCCTGCTGGGCGGCGTGCCCGGCGTGCGCCCGGCCAATGTCCTGATCATCGGCGGCGGGGTTGTCGGCGCGGCGGCGGCGCGGGTGGCGGTCGGCATGGGGGCGAATGTGACGGTGCTGGACCGCTCGGTCCCGCGTCTGTCCTGGCTGGACGACGCCTTCATGGGCAGGCTGACGACCCAATTTGCCAGCGGACCGGCGGTGGCGGATCTGCTGCCGCTGGCCGATCTGGTGATCGGTGCGGTTCTGGTGCCCGGCGCCGCCGCGCCCAAGCTGGTGCGGCGCGATCAACTGGCACTGATGCAGCCCGGCTCGGTTCTGGTGGATGTGGCGATAGATCAGGGCGGTTGTTTCGAGACCTCGCGGCCGACCACCCATCACGACCCGATCTATGAGGTCGAGGGGATCGTGCATTACTGCGTCGCCAATATGCCCGGCGCGGTGGCGCGGACCTCGACCAAGGCGCTGGGGAACGCGACCCTGCCCTTCGTCACCGCACTGGCGGGCAAGGGCTGGCAGCGGGCCGTCAGCGACGATCCGCATCTGCGCGCCGGTCTGGCCACGCATGACGGACGGCTGACATCGCCGCCCGTGGGTCAGGCGCTGGGGCTGGACGCGGTCACGCCCGAGACGCTTCTGGCGTCGTAACCCCCGTCAGGGTCATGGCCGGTAATCAGCCGGCCATGACCGAAAGCGCCTTCAGACGCCCGGGCGCGTGGCCAGCAGATCACGGATCTGGGCCAGCAGTTCCTCTTGCGTCGGGCCTGCCGGTTCCTCTTCCTTGGCTTCTTCCTTCCTGAACGCCGCCGATTGCACCCGGTTGACCGCCTTGACCAGCAGGAACACCGCCCAGGCGACGATGAGGAAGTTCAGCACCGCCATCAGAAACGAGCCATAGGCAAAAACCGCCGCGCCGGAATTGCGCGCGGCCTCCAGGCTGGCACCATCGGCCACCGTGCCGGACAGGACGAAATACTTGTTGGTAAAGTCGATGCCGCCGGTCAGCAGACCAAGGATCGGGTTGATCATATCCTCGACCAGAGAGCTGACGATGGCGGTGAAGGCCGCACCAATAATGATGCCGACGGCCAGATCGATCACATTGCCACGGGCAATGAACTGCTTGAATTCCTGTATCATGAGCTTAGCTGTCCCTGTTACGCGCGATATCAGATCGCCAGATTATCCCAAAATCCACGCCGCCCCCAGCCGGAAGGGAAGATCCCTCATGGCCCTGAACAGCGATGACTTTCCCATCACGAAACGCCGGCCACCCAAGCGGGCTGACGTGATACAGCTTTATTCGCTGGCAACGCCCAACGGCGTCAAGACCTCTGTCACGCTGGAAGAACTGGGCGCGCCCTATGATAACCGCATCAGCATCCCGGATTCCGAAGACCGGACGACGCCGGAATTGCTGATATTCCAGATGGGCAGCGTCGGCCCGGCGCTCGGTCAGAGGGGGGTTTTCCACCGCTACAAGGGCGCAGAAATCGAAGAGGCCCGCCCCGCCGTCGCCCGCTGCCTGTACATCCCGCAGCAACCGGACTGACCGAAACCGGCTCTGAACCGGCCCGGGCCGGTCAGAGCCAGAATGGCGTGCGGCCCGTCAGGGCCGCTCCGCAAGATTACTCGGCAGCGGCGGGCTCGACCTCGGCCAGCTTGGTGTCGATCACGCCTTTCAGCTCTTCCCAGGGCGCGTTCATCACCTTTTCACCGCCGATCATGAAGGTCGGCGTCGCCTCGATCTGGTCGGTGGTCGCGTTCTGCTGGAAATTGGCGATCAGCTGTTCGGCGGTGGCGGTATCTTCCCAGCAGGCGGTCATCTGATCTTCTGTCATGCCCGCTTTCAGCCCGATCCGGCGCAGGTTCGACGCGATCTCGTCGCCCGAGCCGCCGCCCAGCCATTTCTGCTGCTCGTCGAACAGCATGTCCGAAACGGCGTAATATTTGTCATCGCCACCGCAGCGCGCCAGAATCCCCGCCCAGAGGCCGACCTGATCGAAATAGACATCGCGCTGGATGAAGCGGACCTTGCCGGTGTCGATATATTCCGATTTCAGGTCGGGAAAGACATTGGCATGAAAATTCGCGCAATGCCCGCAGGTAAAGCTGGCATATTCCACGATGGTCAGCGGCGCATCCTCGACCCCCAGCACGACATCGTCAACCGACACCGCAGTGGTTTCTTCGGTGGCGGCCTCCTGAGCCATGGCGGCGGGAACGGCCACAAGGGCCAGCGCCAGCGCAGTGGCGGCAGAGCGGATCAGCATATCGAGTCCTTTCGGTTTCATGAGGATTTTCGCGTCGCGACATTCATCGCCAGCCGGGACATGGCATCGGCCAATGCCGGATCGTCGAACTGGGTGCCGACCTTTTGCGCTGCGGCCTGAGCCTGCGGATCGGGTGCGGCTTCGCGCCGGGGCGCATGGGCGAACTGGGCCTGCGCTTCGGCAAAACCCGACGCGGCGGTCTGGGTCAGCACGATCTTCTGGATCGCGTTATAACCGTAACAGGCGTTCACCCGTTCGCGCAGTTGCGGCAGCTGCATCTCGACC
The Paracoccus alcaliphilus DNA segment above includes these coding regions:
- a CDS encoding DsbA family protein, with the translated sequence MLIRSAATALALALVAVPAAMAQEAATEETTAVSVDDVVLGVEDAPLTIVEYASFTCGHCANFHANVFPDLKSEYIDTGKVRFIQRDVYFDQVGLWAGILARCGGDDKYYAVSDMLFDEQQKWLGGGSGDEIASNLRRIGLKAGMTEDQMTACWEDTATAEQLIANFQQNATTDQIEATPTFMIGGEKVMNAPWEELKGVIDTKLAEVEPAAAE
- a CDS encoding DUF721 domain-containing protein, encoding MAQVKKSADRQGFRRRRGFEAAASLLSQRVQKAAEGRGFAVSRLLTHWSEIAGAQLAAITRPVRISHTRGGFGATLTLLTSGPAAPMVEMQLPQLRERVNACYGYNAIQKIVLTQTAASGFAEAQAQFAHAPRREAAPDPQAQAAAQKVGTQFDDPALADAMSRLAMNVATRKSS
- the mscL gene encoding large conductance mechanosensitive channel protein MscL yields the protein MIQEFKQFIARGNVIDLAVGIIIGAAFTAIVSSLVEDMINPILGLLTGGIDFTNKYFVLSGTVADGASLEAARNSGAAVFAYGSFLMAVLNFLIVAWAVFLLVKAVNRVQSAAFRKEEAKEEEPAGPTQEELLAQIRDLLATRPGV
- the ald gene encoding alanine dehydrogenase, encoding MKIGCPTEIKPQEFRVGLTPEASAELTAQGHDVLIQSGAGEGSGFADEDYLAAGARIADDAAAIYAASEMIVKVKEPQPGERALLRRGQILFAYLHLAPDPDQTRDLLQSGVTALAYETVTDAHGGLPLLAPMSEVAGRLAPQVGAWALQRANGGRGILLGGVPGVRPANVLIIGGGVVGAAAARVAVGMGANVTVLDRSVPRLSWLDDAFMGRLTTQFASGPAVADLLPLADLVIGAVLVPGAAAPKLVRRDQLALMQPGSVLVDVAIDQGGCFETSRPTTHHDPIYEVEGIVHYCVANMPGAVARTSTKALGNATLPFVTALAGKGWQRAVSDDPHLRAGLATHDGRLTSPPVGQALGLDAVTPETLLAS
- the copC gene encoding copper homeostasis periplasmic binding protein CopC, which encodes MTRAFQMIAAAAMTAAISASPALAHSVLERSDPAADATVPAPERLELTFSETIGLRFSTLSLTDPDGAEIETDGPELSDDGHSLILPLSQPLTAGDYQVRWGVLSQDGHKVDGEYGFTVE
- a CDS encoding Lrp/AsnC family transcriptional regulator, with the translated sequence MTETDATDRRILALLQKDGRMTNAELASRINLSASACHRRVQRLEEAGVITGYVALLDQRKVSRPTTVFVEITLTGQADDLLDAFERAVRAIPDVLECHLMAGTADYLLKIVVEDTDDFARIHRQHLSRLPGVRQMHSSFALRTVFRSTAIPV
- the copD gene encoding copper homeostasis membrane protein CopD, which produces MADPGTLLILCRMVVFGAALMIWGAALFRWRLTPDAAPVPPERVLPVALLAALAAQLPVEVARIAGDWSAAADPGMVLSVIGLTSPGQAWLVQALAAIALIIARQRQSLRGQLLGGLLLMAGLSMTGHAAASGGMAGLLRQVNHVLHLAAAGAWIGALPYVLCLLRRMPDAAASAVLMRYSGEGHFWVALVLLTGLAAMLWTVGGLPLDWVAPYQALLSAKIAVVAAMVGLALRNRYVIVPRLRERPDGLAAIARATRSEIALGLIAAALVAWLATLDPH
- the rpsU gene encoding 30S ribosomal protein S21, which codes for MQVNVRDNNVEQALRALKKKLQREGVFREMKLRQHFEKPSVKKAREKAEAVRRARKLARKKAQREGAL